In the Oncorhynchus keta strain PuntledgeMale-10-30-2019 chromosome 29, Oket_V2, whole genome shotgun sequence genome, one interval contains:
- the LOC118362471 gene encoding zinc finger FYVE domain-containing protein 1, translating to MSGHGSSEKEINTSLICQESYACGGSEEAAFECDECRSLQCVRCEQELHSQEGLQNHERVAIGPWHVPYCDNCRGGKERPVNGCRHRSVVRCQNCKVNLCQPCRKSTHNGGNKRKHPLTAYPPPPKPAELNSTPSPKPAEINSTPSAKPVEVKLTPPPKPAEINLSLLVDEAEVQKAQLLEKVCSFLLVDANEEMQVKDDGAFVKKLNCKPDKLIKVVSIFGNTGEGKSHTLNHTFFIGREVFKTSPTQESCTVGVWAAFDPIHKVVVIDTEGLLGNSSNQGQRTRLLLKVLAISDLIIYRTHADRLHDDLFKFLCDASDAYLKHFTKELKATTARCGLDVPLSTLGPAVIIFHETVHTKLLGSDNSSESVDRLLLERFRKLGRFPEAFSSIQYRGTRTCSPPTDFSGLQRTLEQLLDNNATRSPRSPVVIFKALQALSERFNGEISDELIAHNCFFPDEYFTCSCLCLSCGSGCKNSMNHLGEGVCHEAKHRCRYSPQYDNRIYTCKACYEGGKEVVVVPKTSASSDSPWLGLARFAWSGYVIECPNCGVIYRSRQYWYGNQDPVDTVVRTEIQHIWPGADGFLKDNSNAAQRLLDGVNFMAQSVSELSVKPAKAVTSWLTDQIAPTYWKPNSLILTCLKCQEVFQDNDTKHHCRACGEGFCDTCSSKATPVPEKGWGLVPVRVCDTCFEQRATHTELLHAEVEDEEGGNLARKVGEAVSNTLGAVATAIDIPLGLVKDAARPTYWVPDQDILSCHNCQCSFTAKLSKHHCRACGQGVCDECSLERRPVPSRGWDHPVRVCANCNQKPGDL from the exons ATGAGTGGTCATGGTTCATCAGAAAAGGAAATTAACACCAGTCTAATTTGTCAAGAGAGCTATGCTTGTGGGGGCTCAGAAGAGGCTGCTTTTGAATGTGATGAATGTAGAAGCTTGCAGTGTGTTCGCTGTGAGCAGGAACTCCATAGTCAAGAGGGCCTGCAGAACCATGAACGGGTAGCAATAGGCCCATGGCATGTACCCTACTGTGACAACTgcagaggagggaaggaaaggcCAGTGAATGGCTGCCGCCACAGGTCTGTCGTCCGCTGCCAGAACTGCAAAGTCAACCTTTGCCAACCGTGTCGGAAAAGCACCCACAATGGAGGTAACAAGAGGAAGCACCCACTCACTGCCTATCCTCCTCCACCCAAACCTGCAGAGCTCAACTCAACCCCTTCACCCAAACCTGCAGAGATCAACTCAACCCCTTCAGCAAAACCTGTTGAAGTCAAATTAACCCCTCCACCCAAACCTGCAGAGATCAATTTAAGCTTATTGGTAGATGAGGCAGAAGTCCAGAAGGCACAACTTCTGGAGAAAGTCTGCAGTTTTCTTCTGGTTGATGCGAATGAGGAGATGCAG GTAAAGGACGATGGCGCGTTTGTGAAGAAATTGAACTGCAAACCTGACAAGCTGATCAAGGTGGTGTCCATCTTTGGCAACACAGGAGAGGGCAAATCCCACACTCTGAACCATACTTTCTTCATAGGCAGGGAGGTGTTCAAGACCTCCCCCACACAGGAGTCCTGCACAGTGGGGGTGTGGGCAGCATTCGACCCCATCCACAAGGTGGTGGTCATTGACACAGAGGGCCTGCTGGGTAACAGCTCCAACCAGGGCCAAAGAACACGACTCCTTCTAAAGGTGCTAGCTATCTCTGACCTCATAATCTACCGTACCCATGCCGACCGCCTCCATGACGACCTCTTCAAGTTTCTGTGTGACGCGTCGGACGCCTACCTGAAGCATTTTACCAAGGAGCTGAAGGCCACTACGGCCCGCTGTGGCCTCGACGTGCCTCTGTCCACCCTGGGTCCGGCCGTCATCATATTCCATGAGACCGTCCACACCAAGCTGCTGGGCTCAG ACAATTCATCAGAGTCTGTAGATCGGTTGCTACTTGAGCGGTTCAGGAAGCTAGGCCGTTTCCCAGAGGCATTTAGCTCCATCCAGTACCGAGGCACGCGTACCTGCAGCCCCCCAACCGACTTTAGTGGCCTGCAGCGCACCCTGGAGCAGCTGCTGGACAACAACGCCACCCGCTCCCCTCGCTCCCCAGTCGTCATCTTCAAAGCCTTGCAG gCCCTAAGTGAGCGCTTCAATGGGGAGATCTCTGATGAGCTCATAGCCCACAATTGCTTCTTCCCCGATGAGTATTTCACCTGCTCCTGCCTCTGCCTCAGTTGCGG TTCTGGCTGCAAGAACAGCATGAACCACCTTGGGGAGGGGGTGTGTCATGAGGCCAAACACCGCTGCCGTTACTCACCCCAATACGACAATCGCATCTACACCTGTAAG GCCTGTTACGAAGGGGGAAAGGAAGTGGTGGTGGTTCCCAAGACCTCTGCGTCCTCAGATTCTCCGTGGTTGGGCCTTGCTAGATTTGCTTGGTCAGG GTACGTGATTGAATGTCCAAACTGTGGGGTGATCTATCGGAGCCGGCAGTACTGGTATGGGAACCAGGACCCAGTGGATACGGTGGTCCGCACTGAAATCCAGCATATATGGCCTGGG GCAGATGGATTCCTGAAGGACAATAGCAATGCAGCACAGCGTCTGCTGGATGGTGTTAACTTCATGGCCCAGTCTGTGTCAGAGCTCAGTGTGAAGCCTGCCAAGGCCGTCACCTCCTGGCTAACAGATCAGATCGCCCCGACCTACTGGAAACCCAACTCCCTCATCCTG ACATGCCTTAAGTGCCAAGAGGTCTTCCAAGACAACGATACCAAGCATCACTGCCGTGCCTGTGGGGAAGGGTTCTGTGACACATGCTCGTCCAAAGCCACACCTGTCCCAGAAAAAGGCTGGGGTCTGGTCCCCGTGAGAGTCTGTGACACCTGTTTTGAGCAGAGGGCCACACATACAG AGCTGTTGCATGCAGAGGTTGAAGATGAGGAAGGTGGAAACCTGGCCAGGAAGGTTGGAGAAGCAGTGTCAAACACACTGGGCGCCGTGGCTACTGCTATTGACATCCCACTGG GTCTGGTCAAGGATGCTGCGCGTCCCACCTACTGGGTGCCTGACCAGGATATCCTCTCTTGCCACAACTGCCAGTGCAGCTTCACTGCCAAGTTGTCCAAGCACCACTGTCGCGCCTGCGGGCAAGGCGTGTGTGACGAGTGCTCGCTGGAGCGTCGGCCGGTCCCATCGCGGGGCTGGGACCACCCCGTCCGTGTTTGTGCTAACTGCAACCAGAAACCTGGAGACCTTTAA